Below is a window of Campylobacter canadensis DNA.
GAAGAAGAAATTATAAAACTAACTTTAAGAGCTAAGCCAAAATGTGACTTGCTATTAAGAAAGGAAAATAAAAAATGAATAATGAAGAAGTTGTTTTAAATGCGTGCATACAAATACAGCACGCTTTCATTCAAGTTAGACAAATGATAAATGAAAAAGCTTTTTCAAACACCAATAATAAAGAGATTTTTACCCTACTTGGTAAAATCATAGATGATGGCAAAAGCATAGATTTAGCTACGCTAATTTTATATGCTGAAAATGAAAAAAAAGACTTTGTGATAAACCATATCTTAAACATTGTAAGTAAGGAGCCAAGTTTTAACTATTTAGATTTTGCTAAGAGGATTAATATTGATGAATGCTTAAAAGCTCAACAGGCTTTAGCATTGAAGTTATTAGATGCTAGTAAAAATGGAAATTTAATAAATTATGATGATATTATAAATAGCATTAAAGTGCCGCGCAAACAAATATACAAAAGCGCTTCACAGTTATACAAAGAAATGAAAGAGGAAATCATAAATATTAAACATTACAAAAGCGGTATATCCGTAGTAGATAATGCTTTAAAGGGTGGTTTTCAAACAGGTTCCTTTGTTTTAGTGAGCGGTGAGCCTGAAGCAGGCAAGTCTATGTTTGCTTTACAAGTGATTGAAAACATCGCTAATCAAAAAATTAAAGCGGCATATTTTTGCTTTGAATTTTTAGCAAGAGACTATATAAAACTAAAAATGAATATTGATGATAATATGAGATATCTAACACCATTTTATGAAAAGGAAAATTTCCAAAATCTTACTGTAATAAGTGATGATTATGGATTGAATGAAGTAGCGAATAAAATTAGAGACTTATCAAGTCTTGGGACTAAATTCTTCTTGATTGATAGTCAAATGAGAATAGAGAACAAAGAAGGCAGAAGCCTAGAAGAAGAAGAAAGCAGAAAATTTAGCACCTTAGCTAAACTAGCACACTCGCTAGATATTTGTATAATTTTAATAGTACAGACTAATAAAACAGACACGCAAACTCCATCAGGGACAAAAAAAGGGGCTCACGAAGCTAATGTAATAATTCGCATAGAAACAGAAAAAACAAATGGGATAATAAAGCCAACAGAACGCTATATTATCATTCAAAAGAATAAGCAAAGTGGTACTCACGATAAGTACCACGTGGAGTTTAATCCCATATCTTGTCAATTTGGCAACAGGATAATAAATAATAAAATTACTCAGGAGATTTTATGAAATTAAATGAGCTAAAGGATATTGTTAATTTAACAGATATTGCAGATGCTTTAGGCTGCAAGATTGAAAAAATTGGAGCAAGGCTTTGGATACCTTGCCCCTTTCATAGTGATAAAAATCCAAGCTTTTTATTAAATGAAAAGTTTGGCTATTGTTTTACCTGCAAAGAAAGTGCAGACGCTTTTAAACTAACAATGAAGGTTAGACAATGTGAATTTATTGAAGCAGCTACTTTTATAGCTGATTATTACAATGTAACATTAGATAAAAAAGATGAACACTCAAGTGAGCGTAGAGTTAGCTTACAAGAGCGTTTAGATGAAGCGTTAATCAGTTATCAAAACGCACTTAATGATGAGTGTAAAGAGTATTTAGCAAAACGGGGCATAAATGAAGAGTCTATAAGAAATTTTAGGCTAGGTTATGGAATAAGTTACGTAAAAAAAGAAGACGAATTAAAATTACATTTATTTAATGAGCGTCTTACCATTCCAATTTTTAATAATAAAAAATTAGTTGGCTTTGGTGGTAGAAGCCTTGAAAAAAATCCAAAAATAAAATATATCAATTCGCCCGAGAGTGAAATTTTTCATAAGTCTAATTTACTTTTTGGCTTTGATAATTATCATATCAAAAAGCAAAATTGCGTAATAATCGTAGAGGGCTATTTTGATGTAATACTAGCTCATCAATATGGATATAAAAATGTAGTTGCGACCTTAGGCACTGCATTAAATGATTTTCATATAAAAAAATTAAGCAAAATAACAAATAACATTTATTTTTTATTTGATAATGATAATGCTGGATTACAAACTAGCTTAAAAGCCGCAAGAACTTATATAAATAATGAGTTTTGCAAAATTGGAGTAATTGATTTTAAAGGCTATAAAGATTTAGGAGAATTGCTCTTAAAAGATAGCGAAAGCTTAAAACGCATAAAAACAAAAGAATTAGCATTGTTTTTATGCGAAAACGAAATGCTAAATTATAAAGAAGGAAATAATAATATACAAGTTATTAATAATATTGTAAGTATTTTAAACTTACTAAATTCTAATTACCTAAAAAGCTATTTTAGGACTAAAATATGCGAAATTTATAATTTAGATATAAGTTATTTTAGTCTTAGTGTAAAAAACGAGCAACCTATAATCGCTCCTAATATGGAGCAAAAAAGCCAGATAGAGGCAAGTATTTTAATTAAATGCCTAGAGAGTAAAAAAAATTTACAATATGTAAAAACTTATTTGGAAGAAAAAAATTTTATAGATTTTTATGATATTGCAAAAAAAATATTTGAAAATATTGCCTTAGATGAAAATGAAATTAATCTCATTAAAATCTATGCAAATGATAATATCAACTTAATGCATTGTGTTGCTTACAAAATAAGACACTATGCTTTATATATGATAAGCCAAGTATCAAAAGATGATAAAATAAATAATCTTGCAAAAGCTCAAAAAATAAAGGAGTTACAAGAAAATTTATCAAAAATAAACCAAAAGGCGGGGCTAAATGCTAGATAATAATTATAATATCATAAATGCAGAACTCATTAAAAGAGAACTTGCAAAAAAAAATCTAGTGGATTTTATGCGATATAAGTTTGAAAAATACTACAACGCTACTTTTAATGATAATTGGCATTATGACTATATCGCAGAGCATTTGGAAAGTTGTTTAAAAGGAGATATTACAAGATTAATTATCAATGAACCGCCTAGCTATGGAAAAACAGAACAAATCGTAAAGTGTTTTATGCCTTATGCGTGGATTAATCATCCACACCTAAAGTTTATATATACAACCTATGGTGGAGATTTAACGAAGGAGAACGCGCAAACCACAAGAGATTTTATAAAAAGTAAGGCTTATATTAATTTGGGAATTAATTTTAAGCTAATAAATGATGAAATTTATAATTTTTCAAACGACAAAGGCGGTAGGGTGTTTAGCACTACGGTTGGAAGTGCTGTAACAGGCATACATTGCAATGGGCTAATAATTGATGACCCGTTAAAAGCCATTGAAAGCTTTAGCAAAGCTGCTAAGGATAAAGTAGAAGATTATTACAAAGGCTCACTACTTTCAAGATTACTTGATAGCAAAAGCTTTGTAATAATTATTATGCAAAGACTTGCGACCGATGATTTGGTCGGACGCCTTGAAGACACTGGCTTTACTAAAATATGTTTAAAAGCTATAAATGAGAAAAAAGAATATTATTATTTTAACAATGAGCTTTATTATGAAAGAGAGGCTAACGAGCCTTTATTTGCTACAAAGCACGATTTAGCCACACTTGAGCGAATTAAGACAGAAATGGGAGAGCTAGAATTTTCTACCCAAATGCTTCAAGAACCCTATGTAAGCGAAGTAGGGTTTTTTGAAAAAGAAAAGCTCTCTTTTATAAATGATTATGAGATACCTAGCCAAAATGATTATATTATAATAGATAGTGCAGAAAGCACAAGTAAAACGGCTGATGATAGAGCGATAGTGGCAAGTGGCATAAGCATAAATGAAGATAATCAAACGCTTTTAATAGTTAAAGATATTCTTCACGGCAAGTGGGAGCTAGAAGACTTTTGCGAAAACGCAATTACTATGATGTTACGCTATCCAAATGCACCTGTTTTTATAGAACTTGCAGGCGGTGGAATAACCTTTCACAGAGAATTATTAAAATACATTAACAAAAAAAACACCGAGTTTAGAAGAGATGGTAAAGCTATTTTAACAAATATCGTGCAAGGCTTTAAACCGATTATAAAAGAAAGTAAAAATCATCAAATTCAAGCTTTAGCACCATTATACAACACAGGCTTTTTAAAGTTTAAACACACTTGTTTAAACAAAGAACAAGCTATAAAAGAATTACTAGCATTTGACCCAGCTAAGAAAAATAATACAGATAATGTAATTGACTGTATTGCAAAAATGCTAATTTTAGATGGAGTTTATCCACTAGACAACAATAATTCAAAAAATACCTTGAGCAATATAAGCTTTAGGTTTAAAAAAGGAGGATGGAGAATATGAGTAAAAAAGAGTTAAAAATACAAGCAAGGACATATTATGAAACGCATTTATGCAGCGTAAAAGATGTAGCAAAAGAGTTTAATATAAATGAAAAAACTCTTTATCATTGGATAAAGAGTGAAAATTGGCAACAAGGTAGCATAAGTGTAAATTTAGATAAAAATGAATTGGTTCAAGGTGCAATAATGAGCCAAATAGACGCAGCAAAAGAAAATGTAAAGAATGAATTAAAAGCACAATTTAATAACAAAAAATGTTTATTTGATGAAAGTATTATTGATACTACAAGCGATGAGATATTATTAACTGCTATGAGTTCAAAGATGATAGATAAAACATTAGTTGAATATATGTATATGAGTAAAGCAAGTGCAGTGAAGTTATATAAACACGCAACTAGCCCAAAGGAACAAAAAGAAGTAATAAATGCACTCTCAGCTGCTGCGAGTATAGCTGAGAGTGTTAAAAAGAGCATTCACGGAAAAGATGTTCCAAGTATTGCGTTGCAAATAAATAATAACAATGTTTTAAGTTCTGAAAACTTAGCTGAGCTTAGTAGCGATGAGCTTAGAAGGATGCTAAATGAAATTAAGAAGCCCTAGATTTTATTTAGATACAAAACTTTTAAATGAATTAAAAATTGCAGCTAATTATTACAAAGTTAGCCCGTCTTTTTTATGCGAATTAGCAATTGAATTTTACAAAGGAAAAAGATATGAAAAAAAACTGCAAGCAAGGATATGTCTTTTATCTACAAAAAAACACAATAAGAAAAATAAAAAATATTGCAAAAAACAAAAAAACTTCACAAAGCAAAGCCTTAGAGGAGTTATTAAAGAGTTATTTAGATGAATTAGCTAAGAATGATATTTATTTAGCTAATTCATTAAAAAAATTATGGCACTAAAATAAAATTCATCTTTTGCTACTCTTTTTTAAAAATTTTAAAAAGGAGAGCAAATGCAAGGACAAATACAAAACGCCGAAGCAACTCAAGAAAAGGCTACAGGCGAAAATAATACACCTAGCACTAAAGAGCAGATTATGGCTTTAGAGCAAGAAATTGCAGAAAGTAGAACCGCAATTGATAAAGATTTTGCGAAAAAATTTGCTTCAAGCATTAGTGAAGAACAACAACAGCTAATGTTTAATGATTTAGCTGCTTTTTTAGAAAGCTACGAACAAGCAAAGCTAGAAAATTTAAAAACACAACTAGAGCCTAAAATCACAAAACACAATGAACTTAAAGCAAAACTAGAAAATGAAGGAATAGAAAGCAAGGTAAAAGAAGCAAAAGAAAAGCTTTTGGCAAAATATCCAAAGGCAAATCCTGATGAAGTAATAAATTATCTACAAGAAGATTTAAGCCCAAAACAACTAAGAGAGATAGACAAATTAGACCCAAGTGATGTGCTGATAAGGGTCTATGAATTAATGCCACAAAGTAAGGGTAAAGAATTACCTCAAGAGCTAAACGACCTACACGATGATGGTCGTCTAGACAACGAAGAAAACGAATTTATGAATAGGAGATAAAAATGAATATAGATAGAATTAAAAATTGGGCAGCCGAGCCATTAGTTGCAGTTGAAATTGCAAAAGAAATAGAGCGTGAATATGTAAAACAAAATCGTTTCCTAGCCTTAGCTGGAACAGGAAACGATAGGGCTATTAGATTAAAAACTATTAAAGACCT
It encodes the following:
- a CDS encoding DnaB-like helicase C-terminal domain-containing protein, giving the protein MNNEEVVLNACIQIQHAFIQVRQMINEKAFSNTNNKEIFTLLGKIIDDGKSIDLATLILYAENEKKDFVINHILNIVSKEPSFNYLDFAKRINIDECLKAQQALALKLLDASKNGNLINYDDIINSIKVPRKQIYKSASQLYKEMKEEIINIKHYKSGISVVDNALKGGFQTGSFVLVSGEPEAGKSMFALQVIENIANQKIKAAYFCFEFLARDYIKLKMNIDDNMRYLTPFYEKENFQNLTVISDDYGLNEVANKIRDLSSLGTKFFLIDSQMRIENKEGRSLEEEESRKFSTLAKLAHSLDICIILIVQTNKTDTQTPSGTKKGAHEANVIIRIETEKTNGIIKPTERYIIIQKNKQSGTHDKYHVEFNPISCQFGNRIINNKITQEIL
- a CDS encoding toprim domain-containing protein; the protein is MKLNELKDIVNLTDIADALGCKIEKIGARLWIPCPFHSDKNPSFLLNEKFGYCFTCKESADAFKLTMKVRQCEFIEAATFIADYYNVTLDKKDEHSSERRVSLQERLDEALISYQNALNDECKEYLAKRGINEESIRNFRLGYGISYVKKEDELKLHLFNERLTIPIFNNKKLVGFGGRSLEKNPKIKYINSPESEIFHKSNLLFGFDNYHIKKQNCVIIVEGYFDVILAHQYGYKNVVATLGTALNDFHIKKLSKITNNIYFLFDNDNAGLQTSLKAARTYINNEFCKIGVIDFKGYKDLGELLLKDSESLKRIKTKELALFLCENEMLNYKEGNNNIQVINNIVSILNLLNSNYLKSYFRTKICEIYNLDISYFSLSVKNEQPIIAPNMEQKSQIEASILIKCLESKKNLQYVKTYLEEKNFIDFYDIAKKIFENIALDENEINLIKIYANDNINLMHCVAYKIRHYALYMISQVSKDDKINNLAKAQKIKELQENLSKINQKAGLNAR
- a CDS encoding helix-turn-helix domain-containing protein, with product MSKKELKIQARTYYETHLCSVKDVAKEFNINEKTLYHWIKSENWQQGSISVNLDKNELVQGAIMSQIDAAKENVKNELKAQFNNKKCLFDESIIDTTSDEILLTAMSSKMIDKTLVEYMYMSKASAVKLYKHATSPKEQKEVINALSAAASIAESVKKSIHGKDVPSIALQINNNNVLSSENLAELSSDELRRMLNEIKKP